Proteins encoded in a region of the Chryseobacterium piperi genome:
- a CDS encoding APC family permease, with protein sequence MQKKLKLWDAIMLVMGSMIGSGIFIVSADMMRNLGSGYWMIVVWVITGIMTVAAAISYGELSALFPKAGGQYTYLKEIFGKRMGFLYGWGLFTVIQTGTIAAVAMAFGKFTAYLVPALNDAQPIFQSGEFKITWIQILAIAIIILLTYINTRGVESGKLLQNIFTGSKIIALLGLIAAGFILVDFSHLSENFASGYEAFSNLKKDAGGDFLKNGWEPIGGMTLLGGIAAAMVGSVFSSVAWESVTFVSGEIDNPKKNVVKSMIFGTSAVMILYIAVNFVYLNSLDRDSIAFAANDRVAVAASHHIFGSAGTVIIALLVMVSTFGCDNGLILAGARVFQTMAKDGMFFQAAEKNNKNEVPGNALWMQGVWASLLCLSGQYGNLLDMISFVIVLFYMITVFGVIYLRFKQPDLERPYKTWLYPVTPIIYLLIGAGFCILLLIYKQQYTWPGFVLVLLGLPVYYFINRNKKARE encoded by the coding sequence ATGCAGAAAAAATTAAAACTTTGGGATGCCATTATGCTGGTAATGGGTTCCATGATAGGAAGCGGAATCTTTATTGTAAGCGCCGATATGATGCGGAATTTAGGCTCTGGATACTGGATGATCGTGGTATGGGTAATTACAGGCATAATGACAGTAGCCGCAGCGATAAGTTATGGAGAGCTTTCTGCCTTATTTCCTAAAGCAGGAGGGCAGTATACCTATCTTAAAGAGATCTTCGGGAAGAGGATGGGATTCTTATATGGATGGGGACTTTTTACAGTTATTCAGACCGGGACAATTGCTGCTGTAGCAATGGCTTTTGGTAAATTTACCGCTTATCTCGTACCTGCTCTTAATGATGCCCAACCTATTTTTCAAAGTGGTGAATTTAAAATTACCTGGATACAGATATTAGCAATAGCGATTATTATCTTATTGACGTATATTAATACCAGAGGAGTGGAAAGTGGTAAACTGCTTCAGAATATTTTTACAGGGTCTAAAATCATTGCATTATTAGGCTTAATTGCGGCTGGTTTCATATTGGTTGATTTCTCACACCTTTCCGAAAACTTTGCATCCGGTTATGAGGCTTTCAGTAATCTTAAAAAAGATGCAGGAGGAGATTTTCTTAAGAATGGATGGGAACCAATAGGAGGAATGACTTTGTTAGGTGGGATTGCTGCAGCGATGGTGGGGTCTGTTTTCAGTTCAGTGGCCTGGGAAAGCGTAACTTTTGTATCCGGAGAGATTGATAATCCAAAGAAGAATGTCGTAAAATCAATGATTTTTGGTACATCAGCAGTGATGATCCTCTATATAGCCGTAAATTTTGTTTATCTGAATTCGCTTGACAGAGATTCTATTGCATTTGCAGCCAATGACAGGGTAGCGGTTGCTGCATCCCATCATATTTTTGGCAGTGCAGGAACCGTCATTATTGCTTTATTGGTGATGGTTTCTACATTTGGATGTGATAACGGTCTGATTCTGGCAGGTGCAAGGGTTTTCCAAACCATGGCAAAAGATGGAATGTTCTTTCAGGCGGCAGAAAAAAACAATAAAAATGAAGTTCCCGGAAATGCATTATGGATGCAGGGGGTCTGGGCTTCCCTTTTATGCTTAAGTGGTCAGTACGGAAATCTACTGGATATGATTTCCTTTGTTATTGTTCTGTTTTATATGATTACTGTTTTTGGCGTCATTTACCTAAGATTTAAACAACCTGATCTTGAGAGACCTTATAAAACGTGGCTCTATCCTGTTACCCCTATTATTTACTTACTGATAGGAGCAGGTTTCTGTATTTTATTGCTGATTTATAAACAACAATATACCTGGCCGGGATTCGTACTTGTTTTACTGGGATTACCGGTTTATTATTTTATCAACAGAAATAAAAAGGCCAGAGAATAG
- a CDS encoding GPW/gp25 family protein, with amino-acid sequence MDTPNYRMPFVPSTLMSEGGSIDTCDMGESIAHNIMLLITTKKGENRYDENYGNDVWNLEFDNGVTSAVWENIFIKSLKRQIQEYEPRIVQPQIDAHIQIVEHSYDTKEHTEIKKKVKIAINAKMEATGDRFSFSTELFLSPMSID; translated from the coding sequence ATGGACACACCAAATTACAGAATGCCTTTTGTTCCATCAACATTAATGTCCGAAGGAGGAAGTATTGATACCTGCGACATGGGAGAGAGCATCGCCCATAACATTATGCTGCTGATCACAACCAAAAAAGGCGAAAACAGATATGATGAAAATTACGGAAACGATGTTTGGAATCTTGAATTCGATAATGGAGTTACAAGCGCTGTTTGGGAAAACATTTTTATTAAAAGTCTTAAAAGACAGATACAGGAATATGAACCCAGAATTGTTCAACCGCAAATTGACGCTCACATCCAAATTGTAGAACATAGCTATGACACCAAAGAACATACGGAAATCAAGAAAAAAGTGAAGATTGCCATTAATGCCAAAATGGAGGCTACGGGTGATCGGTTCAGTTTTTCCACAGAATTATTTCTGAGTCCGATGTCTATTGATTAA
- a CDS encoding type VI secretion system baseplate subunit TssF, whose product MNLDQNIYSKESVKARMLQNATKVWGLKSPQSLDPFVKLLIDAFSTEIFKANNEIQTVNARILEKLAKLLTPSIYTHPIPSHAIAFTQPYESSEILLGHTEFFFRKQMTSTVKSESDKQINIPFTPIGNVRINKVQTSVMFVGNTCYSIDERLNKIPIARFQGKPEDYRKITIGVNVSKYTSENFPKYLSLFCSNPAFEHLDFVYKLLPYLTVSSNGNPLFVREGLSYLKNSQTEGYEQMFREQSIRTKTIEDIKSIYHHKFIEITGLSGSLFSDTGQLPQNLDFLEGREEIEKYIEGKRFLWLTFEFPPQFSAEILDNFSFVFNAFPIYNRGWKKTEYSLDIMGNNIPLVTDEGEHFLYVDEVQDGEGRRYTEIPFTPADDLKKGLYTVRKGGMERFTNRNAVDMIANVLELTRDEIAAFSLLNRDNVKGVLSEMSDKMKSMVQKVNNAKRSIKQELNYVIMEPVEKTDHTYASFWITHCTLANHMRPGTELSNQLKSQTLVLLTETIGGAEEQKGTDSIQAYKYALTTRDKIISLEDVKNYCRMVLKDEVKEVRVKRGTMISNKPKEGFVRTVEIEIIPQNYTFYGRAYWENMANILRNQIISKAIDGIEYMVRVSNEDTDFFEN is encoded by the coding sequence ATGAATTTAGATCAGAATATTTATTCCAAAGAATCCGTAAAAGCAAGAATGCTTCAAAATGCGACCAAAGTCTGGGGATTAAAAAGTCCACAGTCTTTAGATCCTTTTGTGAAATTGCTAATCGATGCATTCAGTACGGAGATTTTTAAAGCAAATAACGAAATACAAACAGTAAATGCCAGAATCCTTGAAAAACTGGCTAAATTACTGACCCCATCTATTTATACTCATCCTATTCCTTCACATGCTATAGCATTTACCCAGCCTTATGAATCTTCCGAGATCTTATTGGGGCATACGGAGTTTTTTTTCAGAAAGCAAATGACTTCAACGGTAAAGTCGGAATCGGATAAACAGATCAATATTCCTTTCACACCTATCGGAAATGTAAGAATTAATAAGGTGCAAACTTCAGTCATGTTTGTTGGGAATACTTGTTACAGTATTGATGAAAGACTGAATAAAATTCCTATCGCAAGGTTTCAGGGGAAACCTGAAGATTACAGGAAAATAACTATTGGAGTTAATGTATCTAAATATACAAGTGAAAATTTTCCTAAATATTTAAGCTTGTTTTGCTCGAATCCTGCTTTTGAACATCTTGATTTTGTGTATAAGCTTTTACCTTACCTTACTGTTTCCAGTAATGGAAATCCTTTATTTGTGAGAGAAGGATTGTCTTATCTTAAAAACTCGCAGACTGAAGGTTACGAACAAATGTTTCGGGAACAATCAATCAGAACAAAAACGATAGAAGATATCAAGAGTATTTATCATCATAAATTTATTGAAATAACCGGGCTGTCTGGCAGTTTATTTTCTGATACAGGGCAGCTTCCTCAGAATCTGGATTTCCTTGAAGGCAGAGAAGAGATCGAAAAATATATTGAAGGGAAACGATTTCTGTGGTTAACCTTTGAATTTCCTCCTCAATTTTCGGCTGAAATTCTGGATAATTTTTCATTTGTATTCAATGCTTTTCCTATTTATAACAGAGGATGGAAAAAAACGGAATATAGTCTGGATATTATGGGGAATAATATACCTCTGGTGACGGATGAAGGTGAACACTTTTTATATGTAGATGAGGTCCAGGATGGAGAAGGAAGAAGATATACCGAAATTCCTTTTACTCCGGCTGATGATTTGAAGAAAGGATTGTACACTGTGAGAAAAGGGGGCATGGAACGGTTTACCAATAGAAATGCCGTCGATATGATTGCAAACGTATTAGAACTGACCAGAGATGAAATTGCGGCATTTTCTCTTTTGAACAGAGATAATGTGAAAGGAGTACTAAGTGAGATGTCGGATAAGATGAAATCAATGGTACAAAAGGTTAATAATGCTAAAAGAAGTATTAAGCAGGAGCTGAACTATGTTATTATGGAACCTGTCGAAAAAACAGATCATACTTATGCTTCTTTCTGGATTACCCATTGTACACTGGCTAATCATATGCGTCCGGGAACGGAGCTTTCCAATCAGTTAAAATCACAAACACTGGTACTTCTTACGGAAACTATTGGCGGTGCAGAAGAGCAAAAAGGAACAGATAGTATTCAGGCCTATAAATATGCCTTAACGACAAGAGATAAGATTATTTCCCTGGAAGATGTTAAAAACTATTGCAGAATGGTTTTAAAAGATGAGGTAAAAGAAGTAAGGGTGAAAAGAGGAACCATGATCAGTAATAAACCTAAAGAGGGATTCGTGCGAACGGTTGAAATTGAAATTATTCCACAGAACTATACTTTTTATGGAAGAGCTTACTGGGAAAACATGGCCAATATTCTCCGGAATCAAATTATTTCAAAAGCCATAGATGGGATTGAATATATGGTTCGGGTGAGCAATGAGGATACAGATTTTTTTGAGAATTAA